The Belonocnema kinseyi isolate 2016_QV_RU_SX_M_011 chromosome 10, B_treatae_v1, whole genome shotgun sequence genome has a window encoding:
- the LOC117181253 gene encoding transforming growth factor beta regulator 1: MKENAALCDQVAQTQENLVVVKEERLFLLRKLLQQQGEVDASSVLLRSQINNNSSSVSSDGITPKKSLKKRNSTDVSDGKSKPKRYSKATRKVVQLIPLDVHGRPIFPISLGDLTVYSLGEVVSDRLTYHSEDVIYPVGYCSTRVFASLRDARIKSLYTCKILDGGPKPRFEIASDNDLDQPLVGSSPDECHSRLLTAISSALCSLPSKGADFFGISHPTIQNLIQSSPGTRKLAMYKPQRFEVSKNQMAEMGVTPIVEEETDPSLGFAALHRHFALASSYRIKEEPNEQDFLALQELLA, translated from the exons GAAAATGCAGCTTTGTGTGATCAGGTTGCACAAACGCAGGAGAACCTCGTAGTCGTTAAAGAAGAGAGGCTATTTCTATTGAGAAAGTTATTGCAACAGCAAGGCGAAGTTGATGCAAGTTCAGTATTACTAAGATCACAAATCAATAATAATTCATCATCTGTAAGCTCTGATGGTATAACACCTAAAAAGAGTTTGAAAAAACGGAATTCAACTGATGTTTCAG ACGGAAAAAGCAAACCAAAACGGTACAGTAAAGCAACTCGAAAAGTAGTACAATTAATACCATTGGACGTCCATGGAAGGCCAATATTTCCTATAAGTTTAGGAGATCTTACTGTTTATTCTTTAGGCGAAGTTGTTTCAGATCGACTCACTTATCATTCAGAAGATGTAATTTATCCCGTGGGTTATTGTAGCACTAGAGTTTTTGCTAGTTTAAGGGACGCGCGGATCAAAAGTTTGTACACTTGCAAAATATTAGATGGTGGTCCGAAACCGAG ATTCGAAATTGCTTCTGACAATGATCTCGATCAGCCGCTGGTGGGTTCCAGCCCTGACGAGTGTCATTCTCGTTTACTAACAGCGATTTCTTCCGCCTTGTGCTCACTTCCATCAAAGGGTGCAGATTTCTTTGGAATTTCACATCCTACCATACAAAATCTCATACAAAGTTCGCCAGGAACACGTAAACTCGCTATGTATAAACCGCAGCGTTTCGag GTGAGCAAAAATCAAATGGCTGAAATGGGAGTTACTCCGATTGTTGAAGAAGAAACAGATCCGAGTCTCGGATTTGCTGCATTGCACCGACATTTTGCTCTTGCTAGTAGCTACAGAATCAAAGAAGAACCTAACGAACAAGACTTTTTAGCTTTGCAAGAACTTCTCGCATGA